In a genomic window of Streptomyces sp. SJL17-4:
- a CDS encoding MBL fold metallo-hydrolase yields the protein MPVEVTWWGHATCTVEDSGVRFLTDPLFARRLAHLRRRRGALPPPEAAVAEAVLVSHLHSDHLHLPSLARLAPGTLLVVPRGAPAAVPGLRRLDGNGLRLTEVEPGDTVTVEGVTVRAVPARHDGRRLPVGPHRAPALGYVVEGEARTYFAGDTGLFDEMAEAVGPVDVALLPVGGWGPYLGHGHLDAGRAAEALAALSPAAAVPVHYGTYWPIGLDGIRPHEFHAPGDEFVRHAARLAPKVAVHLLAHGERVRPAVAR from the coding sequence ATGCCGGTGGAGGTCACCTGGTGGGGTCACGCGACCTGCACGGTCGAGGACTCCGGGGTCCGCTTCCTCACCGATCCGCTGTTCGCACGGCGGCTCGCGCACCTGCGGCGGCGGCGCGGCGCCCTGCCGCCGCCCGAGGCCGCGGTCGCGGAGGCCGTCCTCGTCTCGCACCTCCACTCCGATCATCTTCACCTGCCGTCACTGGCGCGGCTCGCGCCCGGAACGCTGCTCGTCGTGCCGCGCGGCGCCCCCGCCGCCGTACCTGGGCTGCGCAGGCTCGACGGGAACGGGCTGCGGCTCACCGAGGTGGAGCCGGGCGACACGGTGACGGTCGAGGGCGTGACCGTACGGGCCGTGCCGGCGCGCCACGACGGACGGCGGCTGCCGGTGGGGCCGCACCGCGCCCCCGCGCTCGGGTACGTCGTCGAGGGAGAGGCGCGGACCTACTTCGCCGGGGACACCGGACTCTTCGACGAGATGGCGGAGGCGGTGGGCCCGGTGGACGTGGCGCTGCTGCCGGTCGGCGGCTGGGGCCCGTACCTCGGTCACGGCCATCTCGACGCCGGCCGGGCGGCCGAGGCGCTCGCCGCGCTGTCGCCCGCGGCGGCCGTCCCGGTGCACTACGGCACGTACTGGCCGATCGGGCTCGACGGGATCCGGCCGCACGAGTTCCACGCGCCGGGCGACGAGTTCGTACGGCACGCGGCCCGGCTGGCGCCGAAGGTGGCGGTCCATCTGCTGGCCCACGGCGAGCGGGTACGTCCGGCGGTGGCCCGGTGA
- a CDS encoding low temperature requirement protein A, with amino-acid sequence MAWDRERARMVATGDDHAVTPAELFFDLVFVYAITQVTALMAAAPSPVRVVGGMVVLALLWWCWCCFAWLGNVVRADSGALFGVLVTVMAVVLIVSLAVPDVFGDASGGLSEPLLFVLCYGAVRVLHLVSYWIASPDDPVLRATLRRTALTSVVPPLVLLLIGSSSSGRVQLLLWLGAVAVDYLGIFVTGATGWRVNSPGHFSERHGLIVIIALGESIVAMGVGVSGFPLTFAVLGASAAGLLLSAGLWRLYFRQLGEAAEHRLAGLEGDDRTRFARDVYTFLHLPLVAGVVLCALGMKKVLQQVADTGHYGLAEPLHGVVAWSLTGGVGVYLLGAAAIVLRTTGRRPTALALGGVGCLAAGPLVGLVPALVALVSLATVATALVWLHGRRQAARTFEAVEAA; translated from the coding sequence ATGGCGTGGGACAGGGAACGGGCCCGCATGGTGGCCACCGGGGACGATCACGCGGTGACGCCCGCGGAGCTCTTCTTCGATCTGGTGTTCGTGTACGCGATCACGCAGGTCACCGCTCTGATGGCGGCGGCGCCCTCGCCGGTGCGGGTGGTCGGCGGGATGGTCGTGCTCGCGCTGCTGTGGTGGTGCTGGTGCTGCTTCGCCTGGCTGGGGAATGTCGTACGGGCCGACTCCGGCGCCTTGTTCGGGGTCCTCGTCACGGTCATGGCCGTCGTCCTGATCGTGTCGCTCGCGGTCCCGGACGTGTTCGGCGACGCGTCCGGCGGGCTGTCGGAGCCGCTGCTGTTCGTGCTCTGTTACGGGGCGGTGCGCGTCCTGCACCTGGTCTCGTACTGGATCGCCAGCCCCGACGACCCCGTCCTGCGTGCCACCCTGCGCCGTACGGCCCTGACGTCCGTCGTCCCGCCGCTGGTGCTGCTGCTGATCGGCAGCTCGTCCAGCGGCCGGGTCCAACTCCTGCTGTGGCTGGGGGCGGTGGCCGTCGACTACCTCGGCATCTTCGTCACCGGCGCCACCGGCTGGCGGGTCAACTCCCCCGGGCACTTCTCCGAGCGGCACGGCCTGATCGTGATCATCGCGCTCGGCGAGTCCATCGTCGCGATGGGCGTCGGCGTCTCCGGTTTCCCGCTCACCTTCGCCGTGCTCGGTGCCTCGGCCGCCGGGCTGTTGCTCTCGGCAGGGTTGTGGCGGCTGTACTTCCGGCAGCTCGGCGAGGCGGCCGAGCACCGGCTCGCCGGTCTCGAAGGCGACGACCGCACCCGGTTCGCGCGGGACGTGTACACCTTCCTGCACCTGCCGCTGGTCGCCGGTGTCGTGCTCTGCGCGCTCGGTATGAAGAAGGTCCTCCAACAGGTCGCCGACACCGGTCACTACGGCCTCGCCGAGCCCCTCCACGGGGTCGTCGCCTGGTCGTTGACCGGGGGCGTCGGCGTGTATCTGCTGGGCGCCGCCGCGATCGTGCTGCGCACCACCGGCCGGCGGCCGACCGCCCTCGCCCTGGGCGGCGTGGGCTGCCTGGCGGCGGGCCCGCTCGTCGGTCTCGTCCCGGCCCTGGTGGCACTCGTGTCCCTCGCCACGGTCGCGACGGCCCTGGTGTGGCTGCACGGGCGGCGCCAGGCGGCGCGGACGTTCGAGGCCGTGGAGGCGGCCTGA
- a CDS encoding phage holin family protein produces the protein MGDGRWGGADRWRSAGRALGRVIAVWAVSTLTMLILAGLLPDFELQSADGDTFTRTALTAAAAAGAFGLLGALVWPVVVRALLLVPALVLGLLVFFLNGSLLLVALWLIPDGRGAANPETAVVVAAVMSAVASATSTGLAVRDDDAYRRRLYRLTGRTRPRASDDAPEQVPGTVFLQLDGVGHHVLRGAVADGLMPTVASWIDAGHRLTPWRTDWSSQTGASQLGILHGSNEDVPAFRWYEKDTGRLMVSNRPASAVELQRRAVRRTGDGGLLTVDGASRGNLFSGGADQLALVLSMAARRGPRNRSRAGYFAYFSDPANAVRTAGSLVTECVREIFQSTRALLRRETPRVSRGGTYPFVRAFATVVERDVVVSAVMGDMLAGRTAVYADLVAYDEVAHHSGPHGRDTDQVLRRLDRSIALIATVAEHAPRPYRIVLLSDHGQSPGETFESAYGLTLKDLVRAGCGLPVPRRVRRTRWGHPQTESGGGSEARDAARDALRLALHRPVDETGESAKELPARPSEPVVLASGNLGLISFPDVPHRMTREEIDRRHPALLRTLAHHPGVGFVLVASAEHGSVVLARDGVEVPVADLDDGGPLAVFGRGAARAVRRTDGFPHVADVMVNSMYDPATGTVHAFEEQIGSHGGLGGEQSHPFLLSPPELSPPVGAGEELVGAEQVHRVLRRWLRECSGPQVPLEISPSTDRSESLLPVDGPVAQDKNH, from the coding sequence GTGGGTGACGGGCGATGGGGTGGCGCCGACCGCTGGCGGTCCGCGGGCAGGGCACTGGGGCGGGTGATCGCCGTCTGGGCGGTGTCCACGCTCACGATGCTGATCCTCGCCGGGCTGCTCCCCGACTTCGAGCTGCAGTCCGCCGACGGCGACACCTTCACGCGGACGGCGCTCACCGCCGCCGCCGCGGCCGGCGCGTTCGGTCTGCTCGGCGCGCTCGTGTGGCCGGTGGTCGTGCGGGCCCTGCTGCTCGTCCCCGCCCTCGTACTCGGCCTGCTGGTCTTCTTCCTCAACGGCTCGCTGCTGCTCGTCGCGCTCTGGCTGATCCCCGACGGGCGGGGCGCCGCCAACCCCGAGACCGCCGTCGTGGTCGCCGCCGTCATGTCCGCCGTCGCCTCCGCCACCTCCACCGGCCTCGCCGTCCGCGACGACGACGCCTACCGGCGCCGGCTCTACCGGCTCACCGGCCGGACCCGGCCGCGAGCCTCGGACGACGCCCCCGAGCAGGTACCCGGGACGGTCTTCCTCCAGCTCGACGGCGTCGGCCACCACGTCCTGCGCGGCGCCGTCGCCGACGGGCTCATGCCGACCGTGGCGTCCTGGATCGACGCCGGCCACCGGCTCACCCCCTGGCGCACCGACTGGTCCAGCCAGACCGGCGCCAGCCAGCTCGGCATCCTGCACGGCTCCAACGAGGACGTGCCCGCCTTCCGCTGGTACGAGAAGGACACCGGCCGCCTCATGGTGTCGAACCGCCCGGCGAGCGCCGTGGAGCTCCAGCGCCGGGCCGTGCGCCGCACCGGGGACGGCGGCCTGCTCACCGTCGACGGGGCCTCGCGCGGCAACCTGTTCAGCGGCGGCGCCGACCAGCTCGCGCTGGTCCTGTCGATGGCCGCCCGGCGCGGCCCGCGCAACCGCTCGCGCGCCGGCTACTTCGCCTACTTCTCCGACCCGGCCAACGCCGTCCGTACCGCCGGATCGCTGGTCACCGAGTGCGTCCGCGAGATCTTCCAGTCGACCCGGGCACTGCTCCGCCGCGAGACCCCGAGGGTCTCGCGCGGCGGCACGTACCCCTTCGTGCGCGCCTTCGCGACGGTCGTGGAGCGGGACGTCGTCGTCTCGGCGGTGATGGGGGACATGCTCGCCGGCCGCACCGCCGTCTACGCCGACCTCGTCGCCTACGACGAGGTCGCCCACCACTCGGGCCCGCACGGCCGGGACACCGACCAGGTCCTGCGCCGCCTCGACCGCTCGATCGCGCTGATCGCCACCGTCGCTGAGCACGCCCCCCGCCCGTACCGGATCGTGCTGCTCTCCGACCACGGGCAGAGTCCCGGCGAGACCTTCGAGAGCGCGTACGGGCTGACGCTCAAGGATCTGGTCAGGGCCGGGTGCGGGCTTCCGGTGCCGCGCCGGGTGCGCCGGACCCGATGGGGGCACCCCCAGACGGAGTCCGGGGGAGGTTCGGAGGCGCGGGACGCGGCCAGGGACGCGCTGCGCCTCGCGCTGCACCGGCCGGTCGACGAGACCGGCGAGAGCGCGAAGGAGCTGCCCGCCCGGCCCTCCGAGCCGGTCGTCCTCGCCTCGGGCAACCTCGGTCTCATCTCGTTCCCCGACGTGCCGCACCGGATGACCCGGGAGGAGATCGACCGGCGCCACCCGGCTCTGCTCCGCACCCTCGCCCACCATCCGGGCGTCGGTTTCGTCCTGGTGGCGAGCGCCGAGCACGGCTCGGTGGTGCTCGCCCGCGACGGGGTGGAGGTGCCGGTCGCCGACCTCGACGACGGGGGGCCGCTCGCCGTCTTCGGCCGGGGCGCGGCGCGGGCGGTACGGCGTACGGACGGCTTTCCGCACGTCGCGGACGTCATGGTCAACTCGATGTACGACCCGGCGACGGGCACCGTGCACGCCTTCGAGGAGCAGATCGGCTCGCACGGCGGCCTCGGCGGCGAGCAGTCGCACCCCTTCCTCCTCTCGCCGCCGGAGCTGTCGCCGCCGGTCGGCGCGGGGGAGGAGCTGGTCGGCGCGGAGCAGGTGCACCGGGTGCTGCGGCGCTGGCTGCGGGAGTGCTCGGGCCCGCAGGTGCCGCTGGAGATTTCGCCGTCCACGGACCGATCGGAATCACTTCTTCCGGTTGATGGGCCGGTCGCGCAGGACAAAAACCACTGA
- a CDS encoding amino acid permease codes for MSTATTTPQRDTGAPGTTEASGTPGATEGDGKHTRRFGLPVATALVMGNIIGGGIFLLPASVAPYGTISLVAFGVLTLGAIALALVFGRLAHRHPRTGGPYVYAREAFGDFAGFLTAWSYWITAWVSNAALAVAAVGYLDVLVPLHGSKPATIAAALLIQWLPALANLAGTRYVGAVQIVATVLKFVPLLLVAVGGFLFFDSANLGPFRAGDESALGAVSASAAILLFSYLGVESAAVSAGEVRDPRRNVGRATVLGTLAAAFLYLLTTLSVFGTVPHERLVASSAPFTDAVNLMFGGSWGGTAVACMALVSMLGALNGWTLLSAQTPYAAARDGLFPKVFARKRRGVPTVGVLVTVVLASLLTVYNYTAGTAGVFETLVLVTTFTATVPYLLSSAAQFYFLLSGQSDRVHRPRLVRDTVLTLAAFGFSLWLVAGSGYAAVYQGVLFLFAGVLVYAGMAARRQRAAAGEGTPRA; via the coding sequence ATGAGCACGGCCACGACAACTCCACAGCGCGACACCGGAGCCCCAGGGACCACCGAAGCCTCCGGAACCCCCGGAGCCACCGAGGGCGACGGCAAGCACACCCGCCGCTTCGGGCTCCCCGTCGCGACCGCCCTGGTCATGGGCAACATCATCGGCGGCGGAATCTTCCTGCTGCCGGCCTCCGTCGCCCCCTACGGCACCATCAGCCTCGTCGCCTTCGGCGTCCTCACCCTCGGCGCGATCGCCCTCGCCCTCGTCTTCGGCCGCCTCGCCCACCGCCATCCCAGGACCGGCGGACCGTACGTCTACGCCCGCGAGGCCTTCGGCGACTTCGCCGGATTCCTGACGGCCTGGTCGTACTGGATCACGGCCTGGGTCTCCAACGCCGCCCTGGCCGTCGCCGCCGTCGGCTACCTCGACGTGCTGGTCCCGCTCCACGGATCGAAGCCCGCGACCATCGCCGCCGCGCTCCTCATCCAGTGGCTCCCGGCCCTCGCGAACCTCGCCGGCACCCGCTACGTCGGCGCCGTGCAGATCGTCGCGACCGTGCTCAAGTTCGTCCCGCTGCTGCTCGTCGCCGTCGGCGGATTCCTCTTCTTCGACAGCGCCAACCTCGGGCCCTTCCGGGCCGGTGACGAGAGCGCCCTCGGCGCCGTCTCCGCCTCCGCCGCGATCCTGCTCTTCAGCTACCTCGGCGTCGAGTCGGCCGCCGTCAGCGCCGGCGAGGTCCGTGACCCGCGCCGCAATGTCGGCCGCGCCACCGTCCTCGGCACCCTCGCCGCCGCCTTCCTCTACCTCCTGACCACCCTGTCGGTCTTCGGCACCGTCCCGCACGAGCGGCTCGTCGCGTCCAGCGCCCCCTTCACGGACGCCGTCAACCTCATGTTCGGCGGCTCCTGGGGCGGCACGGCGGTCGCCTGCATGGCCCTCGTCTCCATGCTCGGCGCCCTCAACGGCTGGACCCTGCTGAGCGCCCAGACGCCCTACGCGGCGGCGCGCGACGGCCTCTTCCCGAAGGTCTTCGCCCGGAAGCGGCGCGGGGTCCCCACGGTCGGCGTCCTCGTGACTGTCGTCCTCGCCTCGCTCCTCACCGTCTACAACTACACGGCCGGCACCGCGGGCGTCTTCGAGACCCTCGTCCTCGTCACCACCTTCACCGCCACCGTGCCCTATCTGCTCTCCTCCGCCGCGCAGTTCTACTTCCTCCTGTCCGGACAGTCCGACCGCGTCCACCGCCCCCGACTGGTCCGCGACACCGTCCTCACCCTCGCCGCGTTCGGTTTCTCCCTCTGGCTGGTCGCGGGCTCCGGCTACGCGGCCGTCTACCAGGGCGTGCTGTTCCTCTTCGCGGGCGTGCTGGTGTACGCGGGGATGGCGGCCCGCAGGCAGCGCGCGGCCGCGGGGGAGGGGACGCCCCGGGCGTGA
- a CDS encoding alpha/beta-hydrolase family protein, with protein MTSTDRNTSPDRSAGPASGEERRTARGAVRGPAATAGAPPRPPLPRRAADRLLAFARRPYWDRPDPSYRIRRWPDLTALCFATVFFWSSLTPSLVPRPWYLQGLVGGITAVIGYALGSGLAWLYRVLAPWRPPTRFRTRCWQAYWLLSPVLAVWLISRSARMQRQLRVLQGLPPALTWHTPMIALIALGLLLAALLVARAVRLGAVTLIRQLGRLLPRPVAFAVGAAVSALLVLVGVRDIVFDRGVVDIADRIAEATNGGTKDGIRRPASRLVSGGPGSLIPWEDLGYQGRNFAGSTPGRDTLTAWTGRPALDPVRVYIPSALPAAFQDDRPFAAQARLAVRELERTGAFDRAVLAVAGTTGTGWVDPNVAEALEYMYEGDTAIVAVQYSYLPSWVSFLVDKEKAGQATRALLDAVRARLDTLPAGHRPRLVVTGESLGAYAVEASFDSADDLLASTDGALLMGAPDFSPISREIRRDRDPGSPVWRPQYRDGAHIRFAQFPETDLARPPADWEHPRAVYLQNASDPVVWWSPDLLLDKPDWLDEPLGPDITPEITWFPFVAFWQTSVDMAVSYGVDAPHGHRYGAGAVDGWAAVLPPPGWTAADTTRLRAFIGHRAAAY; from the coding sequence ATGACCTCGACCGACCGGAACACCAGCCCCGATCGGTCCGCCGGACCCGCGTCCGGCGAGGAGCGGAGGACGGCGCGGGGCGCGGTACGGGGGCCCGCGGCCACCGCCGGCGCTCCTCCTCGTCCGCCCCTCCCGCGCCGCGCCGCCGACCGGCTCCTCGCCTTCGCGCGGCGCCCCTACTGGGACCGCCCGGACCCCTCGTACCGCATCCGCCGCTGGCCCGACCTCACCGCGCTCTGCTTCGCCACGGTCTTCTTCTGGTCGAGCCTGACCCCGTCCCTGGTGCCCCGCCCCTGGTACCTCCAGGGGCTCGTCGGCGGGATCACCGCCGTCATCGGCTACGCCCTCGGCTCCGGCCTCGCCTGGCTCTACCGCGTCCTCGCGCCGTGGCGGCCGCCCACCCGGTTCCGTACCCGCTGCTGGCAGGCGTACTGGCTGCTCAGCCCGGTCCTCGCCGTCTGGCTCATCTCCAGGAGCGCCCGGATGCAGCGTCAGCTCCGGGTCCTCCAGGGCCTTCCGCCCGCCCTCACCTGGCACACGCCGATGATCGCCCTCATCGCCCTCGGCCTGCTGCTCGCCGCGCTCCTCGTGGCCCGCGCCGTACGCCTCGGCGCCGTCACCCTGATACGACAGCTCGGCCGGCTCCTGCCCCGGCCCGTCGCCTTCGCCGTCGGCGCGGCCGTCTCCGCCCTCCTCGTCCTCGTCGGCGTCCGCGACATCGTCTTCGACCGAGGGGTCGTCGACATCGCCGACCGCATCGCCGAAGCCACCAACGGCGGGACCAAGGACGGCATCCGGCGCCCCGCCTCACGGCTCGTCTCCGGCGGCCCCGGCTCCCTCATCCCCTGGGAGGACCTCGGCTACCAGGGCCGCAACTTCGCCGGCTCCACACCCGGCCGCGACACCCTCACCGCATGGACCGGCCGGCCCGCCCTCGACCCCGTCCGCGTCTACATACCCTCCGCGCTGCCCGCCGCCTTCCAGGACGACCGCCCCTTCGCCGCCCAGGCCCGGCTCGCCGTCCGTGAACTCGAACGCACCGGCGCCTTCGACCGCGCCGTCCTCGCCGTCGCCGGCACCACCGGCACCGGCTGGGTCGACCCGAACGTCGCCGAGGCCCTCGAGTACATGTACGAGGGCGACACCGCGATCGTCGCCGTCCAGTACTCGTACCTCCCCAGCTGGGTCTCCTTCCTCGTCGACAAGGAGAAGGCGGGCCAGGCCACCCGGGCCCTCCTCGACGCCGTACGCGCCCGGCTCGACACCCTCCCCGCCGGCCACCGGCCCCGCCTCGTCGTCACCGGCGAGAGCCTCGGCGCCTACGCCGTCGAAGCCTCCTTCGACAGCGCCGACGACCTCCTCGCCTCCACCGACGGAGCCCTTCTGATGGGCGCCCCCGACTTCTCCCCGATCTCCCGGGAGATCCGCCGCGACCGCGACCCGGGCAGCCCCGTCTGGCGCCCCCAGTACCGGGACGGCGCCCACATCCGCTTCGCCCAGTTCCCCGAGACCGACCTCGCCCGCCCGCCCGCCGACTGGGAACACCCGCGCGCGGTCTACCTGCAGAACGCCTCTGACCCCGTCGTCTGGTGGTCGCCCGACCTCCTCCTCGACAAGCCCGACTGGCTGGACGAACCCCTCGGCCCCGACATCACCCCCGAGATCACCTGGTTCCCCTTCGTCGCCTTCTGGCAGACCTCCGTCGACATGGCCGTCTCGTACGGGGTCGACGCCCCGCACGGCCACCGCTACGGGGCCGGAGCCGTCGACGGCTGGGCGGCCGTCCTCCCACCGCCCGGCTGGACGGCCGCCGACACCACCCGGCTGCGCGCCTTCATCGGGCACCGGGCGGCGGCGTACTGA
- a CDS encoding VTT domain-containing protein — MIHGLTGVVTAVRELPPESTQQAVGYPSLFLLVALGALVPVVPTGAIVSSAAVVAFHQTSPLALLFVFLVAAFAALLGDTALYWLGQRGVRSRNGSRWLAALRGRVTPERLAHAQERLDTHQVSVLVLSRLVPAGRIPVMLACLLSEMPLRRFVRGDVAACLAWAATYQLIGILGGSLFPEPWQGVVAAVGLTVLISAVPGLWRRLRGHAVSGHEHP; from the coding sequence GTGATCCACGGGCTCACGGGGGTCGTGACGGCGGTGCGGGAGCTGCCGCCCGAGTCGACGCAGCAGGCCGTCGGCTATCCCTCCCTCTTCCTCCTGGTGGCGCTCGGCGCGCTGGTGCCGGTCGTGCCGACGGGCGCGATCGTCAGTTCGGCGGCGGTCGTCGCCTTTCACCAGACGTCGCCCCTCGCACTGCTCTTCGTCTTCCTGGTGGCGGCGTTCGCCGCGCTCCTCGGCGACACCGCCCTGTACTGGCTGGGGCAGCGCGGGGTGCGGTCGCGCAACGGCTCGCGGTGGCTCGCCGCCCTGCGGGGCCGGGTGACGCCGGAGCGGCTCGCGCACGCGCAGGAGCGGCTCGACACGCATCAGGTGTCGGTGCTCGTGCTGTCCCGGCTCGTTCCTGCGGGGCGGATCCCGGTGATGCTGGCGTGTCTGCTGTCGGAGATGCCGCTGCGGCGGTTCGTACGCGGTGACGTGGCGGCCTGTCTGGCGTGGGCGGCGACGTACCAGCTGATCGGGATCCTGGGCGGTTCCCTGTTCCCGGAGCCGTGGCAGGGGGTCGTCGCCGCGGTGGGCCTCACCGTGCTGATCAGCGCGGTGCCGGGGCTGTGGCGGCGGCTCCGGGGGCACGCGGTGTCAGGGCACGAGCACCCGTGA
- a CDS encoding MBL fold metallo-hydrolase — MTERTAPPARSAQAAPYQPDRATAPAPAPVPSPAPVLHPVGRLRLDWPRSFADRLTAPLPGVRALARLAREGAVRPRPEGLRDIPLLPFEPGPLPPAGPDTLAITWAGHASWVLRIGGLAVLTDPVWSRRIFGTPARLTPVGVRWEDLPRIDAVVISHNHFDHLDAPTLKRLPRHTPVFVPAGLGRWFTRRRFSRVTELDWWEAAELDGVRFDFVPAHHWSKRTLLDTCRSLWGGWVLTDRSGRRVHFAGDSGYGHWFAEIGRRYPGIDLALLPIGAYDPRWWLSDVHTDPEEAVRAHQDLGARRMAPMHWATFVLSSEPVLEPLTRVRTAWEQAGLRREDLWDLPVGGSRVLVP, encoded by the coding sequence ATGACGGAACGGACGGCACCCCCCGCGCGGTCCGCCCAGGCCGCCCCGTACCAGCCCGATCGCGCCACCGCTCCCGCCCCTGCCCCCGTCCCTTCCCCGGCTCCGGTCCTCCACCCCGTCGGCCGGCTGCGCCTCGACTGGCCCCGCAGCTTCGCCGACCGGCTCACCGCCCCGCTCCCCGGCGTGCGCGCCCTGGCCCGCCTCGCCCGTGAGGGAGCCGTACGCCCCCGCCCCGAGGGCCTCCGTGACATTCCGCTGCTGCCCTTCGAGCCGGGCCCGCTCCCGCCCGCCGGACCCGACACCCTCGCCATCACCTGGGCCGGACACGCCAGTTGGGTACTTCGGATCGGCGGTCTTGCCGTCCTCACCGACCCGGTCTGGTCCCGCCGCATCTTCGGCACCCCCGCCCGGCTCACCCCGGTCGGCGTCCGCTGGGAGGATCTGCCGCGCATCGACGCCGTCGTCATCAGCCACAACCACTTCGACCACCTCGACGCCCCGACCCTGAAACGGCTTCCCCGGCACACCCCGGTCTTCGTCCCGGCCGGCCTCGGCCGCTGGTTCACCCGCCGCCGGTTCAGCCGGGTCACCGAGCTCGACTGGTGGGAGGCGGCCGAACTCGACGGCGTGCGCTTCGACTTCGTCCCCGCCCACCACTGGTCCAAGCGCACCCTCCTGGACACCTGCCGCTCCCTGTGGGGCGGCTGGGTGCTCACCGACCGGTCCGGGCGGCGCGTCCACTTCGCGGGGGACAGCGGGTACGGCCACTGGTTCGCCGAGATCGGCCGCCGGTACCCCGGCATCGACCTGGCGCTGCTCCCGATCGGCGCCTACGACCCCCGCTGGTGGCTGAGCGACGTCCACACCGACCCGGAGGAGGCGGTCCGTGCCCACCAGGACCTGGGGGCGCGGCGGATGGCCCCCATGCACTGGGCGACGTTCGTGCTGTCCTCGGAGCCCGTCCTCGAACCCCTCACCCGGGTGAGAACCGCCTGGGAGCAGGCGGGGCTGCGCCGCGAGGACCTGTGGGACCTGCCGGTCGGCGGCTCACGGGTGCTCGTGCCCTGA
- a CDS encoding helix-turn-helix transcriptional regulator encodes MTTVVSDTGVGPLLRGWREQRRLSQLELALRADSSARHISFVETGRSRPSEEMLLRLAEHLEVPVRERNALLLAAGYAPRYAESPLDAPRLETLRAGIEQLLRGYEPYPALVVDGSYTVVAANRAIGLLLDGLPEQLLTPPLNAMRITLHPEGLAARIRNLPEWRGHLLHQMERQIGLARSESLRGLYAEVTAYPSPPGADDGDGSSAPGPEEVYPYFALPLRIEHDGRVLSFVSSISTFNTPLDVTVAELAIETFLPADPATVAYLQSLPPFSD; translated from the coding sequence ATGACAACGGTGGTGAGCGACACGGGAGTGGGACCGCTGCTGCGCGGTTGGCGTGAGCAGCGGCGGCTGAGCCAGCTGGAGCTGGCGCTGCGGGCGGACTCCTCGGCGCGGCACATCTCGTTCGTGGAGACGGGTCGCTCCCGGCCGAGCGAGGAGATGCTCCTGCGGCTGGCCGAGCATCTGGAGGTGCCGGTCCGCGAGCGGAACGCGCTGCTGCTGGCCGCCGGTTACGCGCCCCGGTACGCGGAGTCGCCGCTCGACGCCCCGCGCCTGGAGACGCTGCGGGCGGGCATCGAGCAGCTGCTGCGGGGCTACGAGCCGTATCCGGCGCTCGTGGTGGACGGCTCGTACACGGTGGTGGCGGCGAACCGGGCCATCGGTCTACTGCTCGACGGGCTGCCGGAGCAGCTGCTGACGCCGCCGCTGAACGCGATGCGGATCACCCTGCACCCGGAGGGGCTCGCGGCCCGGATCCGGAACCTGCCGGAGTGGCGCGGGCATCTGCTGCACCAGATGGAACGTCAGATCGGCCTGGCCCGTTCGGAGTCGCTGCGCGGGCTGTACGCGGAGGTGACGGCGTATCCGTCTCCGCCGGGTGCGGACGACGGAGACGGGTCCTCGGCCCCGGGGCCGGAGGAGGTGTACCCGTACTTCGCGCTGCCGCTGCGGATCGAGCACGACGGGCGGGTGCTGTCGTTCGTGTCGTCGATCTCGACGTTCAACACCCCGCTGGACGTGACGGTCGCCGAGCTGGCCATCGAGACGTTCCTCCCGGCCGACCCGGCGACGGTCGCGTACCTCCAGTCCCTGCCGCCGTTCAGCGACTAG